The window GAACGAGGAGCAAACACACGGAGAGCAAAACCTACACGACAACGCTTACCGTGACTGACCACTCGCCATCATTTTCAGTCACATCTCTTGGCAGACTCATCGGAATACCCTAAAGCAAATTAGAGAAATACGTGTCCTCTAATAAAGAATAAGGTTTGCACGACGCAGGCTATCACCCGTTTCGTTTTCACACGAgactgtattgttttgtttttcggtATCTGTGATTGAAGAGCCAACCATTTTTGATTGTTATTTtattggaaaaagaaaaacaaaaaacaaaaactaatcgacatcaaaatatgaaaaacaaaatactttgattaaaaaaagctgtCACGGCAACTTTACtacaaaatatgtgcataaaGCAATAAAGGGCACGACCCTGGACATACAAGATAAATCTTTGGATAGCAGATATGTTTTtcacgagaaaaaaaaaaaagaactcacTATAACTTAATATAACTCACGTGTTGTAGTGGGGNaaaaaaaaaaaagttcaatttaCGATGTACTTTTTGGTCATACAATAAATTGCCAGTCTATTGTCTCATAAATCATGGGTCTACAATTCGAATGACATTAATAGACCgctgatttaaatatatgttatttaaaaatttcttcgtGATGAATTTGTTGTTCTGACGCATTACAAACCGATGAGCAAAAACAGCCAATCTATCTAACTccatcacaaaatatataaatatatgaaatcaaTCAACACTAAAGGTGCAAGTTGATGCTGAACATGTTCATCTCGTCGTTACTGAACGACGAGGTCTAACACACAAGGTATCTCGTCTNNNNNNNNNNNNNNNNNNNNNNNNNNNNNNNNNNNNNNNNNNNNNNNNTGTCATAATTGGAGTGGCACTTATACGTCATTTCCTCCTGATTAAAGAACTGGTGACTAGATGCAGGGAGCAGCTCTTAAGAGGAGGACTTCACTGTTCTACAGAGCGATGCACTTTGTCCGTACAGGCTACACATATAACAACACAGGCTATTAGATTTGTTTTAAGTCCCTCTCGACCTTATTGCATCGTTTATTCTGTGTATAGCTTAAAGCAGGGACCACAGTCTTTTAAATGGTTCACGGCTCTTTGAGCGATCCCCATTTTTGGTTGAAGAGGGCATTCTCTTCGTTCTAAGCTATAGCCTAATATCTCATTAAATTTGAATAACACCTGTCTAAAGTCTAACGAACACTTGGGTGATGGCCACCTCTCCCGACGGCGCTTCCGGTGAGCTGCAAACTGCGAAATTAGGATACGGCGTGGTTCGCTGCGGACAGGCCCCCACGTGTCCCCGGAGTGCGTTGATCATCACTGAAAGGGACCTGCGCTAAACATCCAACACGTGATTCAGATAGGAAATGTAACAAATAGCTAGTCTCAGAATTTCAATCTTGGAGAGTTTTTTGTCAGGGGGCAGCGTAGGCAACAGCTTCCTCAGCTCGGCAAAGGCCACGTTGAAGGCTTCGACCCGGATTCTCTCGCGGGTGGCGTGGGCTGAGCGGTACTTCGCCGTGGCGCGCCTGCGcctcctcttctcctccctGCTGAGGGCTTGCGGGGCCAGAGACTTGGTCTTGCCCTCTCCCTCCATGGGCTCGTCCGTGATGCAGCCAACCTTGATGTCGTTCAGCATTGTCTCGGCGTCTGACTGGCTCCACGGCAGATCTGAATCAGTTTGTTCCGGACTCAGCAT is drawn from Puntigrus tetrazona isolate hp1 chromosome 7, ASM1883169v1, whole genome shotgun sequence and contains these coding sequences:
- the LOC122349414 gene encoding helix-loop-helix protein 2-like, coding for MMLSPEQTDSDLPWSQSDAETMLNDIKVGCITDEPMEGEGKTKSLAPQALSREEKRRRRRATAKYRSAHATRERIRVEAFNVAFAELRKLLPTLPPDKKLSKIEILRLAICYISYLNHVLDV